Part of the Coccinella septempunctata chromosome 3, icCocSept1.1, whole genome shotgun sequence genome is shown below.
TGGAGATTTCTGGCAGGCTCAGTGGGACAAAATCTTAGATAATGTTGGCGAAGACCCGTTCACTTTGTGGGTCTACGGTACGGCGATCCTATCTACCAGCGTATACTGGATATTTGGAGGTATCTACACGATACTAGATGTTACTAACAAACCGGCTGCCTTGAGACGCTACAAGATCCAACCTGGTACAAATGAACCAGTTGATCGCAAGAAGCTTTTGAaggtaaaatatttttcaaatgtaagcGTAGGTGCTGAATCTTTATTTATAACACAAATTTATGTTCTAAGGCCCATTTTTGATCGACCGAAATAAGGaagatttgtatgcaggaaaATTCGGTATTTTGTTGTACTCTTTAAAATTATTTACTCGCTGTTAGgtccaaaaaaaaatcagtattTGTTGTGTTTCAAAAATCATGCCGTTACATTTCAGTCGATATAAAGAGGTAGGTATAAGGCCTTGACTACTTACTGTTTTTTTGTCGTTCGAATGGCTAATGATGCTGTGCGCATTATTCCAGAAAAAAAGCCATTCAACATCTTTCGAAATGGGTTATTCAtaaccattttttccatttCCCAGGTTATTTGGAGTGTTCTACTCAACCAATTCGCAGTTGGACTGCCGTGTTCATTCTTCTTCTATTACATGATGTGGTTGAGGGGTCTGGAACCAGTGAGGGAGCTACCAACGTTTCACTGGGTACTTTATGAGCTAGCTATTCATATTTTGGTAGAAGAAGCTGGTTTTTACTACTCTCACCGGTAAGATACCCTTCCGAATGAAAACATTCGTTGCCTTTCTGAAATCGAGAGGTTTTCCGCGAAGATTCCACATATAGGATGGTGGAAAATCAAAACTTTATAAAATGAGGAACATTATCGGTTTTATGTTTGGGCACCAAAAATATTGGGTCATTTCTTCTGTTGTTTTCTTGTGCGCTTGTTTTCCCATTTGGTTACATTTTCCTTTTATTCATTGTCCAACAACTGATATTAAACATTGATTGCCCCCCCAATTCGAATAAACAACAGTTTTTGTATGAGCATTGAATAACAGAACATTTTCCGCATAGATTATCTTATAATTGTGACAAAGATATAGAGTTTCTGCTGAAACTCAAAAGGGGGTCTTATTcccaaacaataattattagtGATATTGAATAATGATTCCATGAATGTCATTGATATTTCTGAAGTTGCTTATGTTGAAAGGGAGCTAAAAGTAaattttgattttcagttttctccACTCTCGGTACCTATATAAGACCATTCACAAGCAGCACCATGAATGGACAGCTCCAATCGCCGTCACCGCCATCTATTGTCACCCGGTCGAGCACATCTTCTCAAATCTACTGCCACCTTTCCTTGGTGTCTTGATCATGGGGTCTCACGTAGCCACCGCCTGGTTGTGGTTCACACTGGCTCTCCTGTCGACGTTGAACGCCCATTCTGGCTACCATTTACCCTTCTTCCCATCACCAGAAGCCCACGATTTCCACCATCTGAAGTAAGTACACAGCTATTAGTGTCTGGGTCCTAAGAACACGGACAATGGCGCGATGGTAGATTTTCAAGGTAGCAAGTAAAGGGTTTCAATATGTTGGAGGATGCTAATGCATCTCTGCCATAGAGTGGACCACGTGGGCACCAGTTTCTACTTCGTcgaaccctacagggtaattgttGGTGATAGAGACCTACGCCAAAAAGGCTTCTTAATTGTGCCTAAAGGTCCCGCTTGGTTGACCGATGACTCTGTGCTGTCCACAGGGACTGGATTTTGGATTGTGGGTCATCGTTTCAAGCAGTCTGTCCTCCTAGGAAAGGACTGTTTCATAGTGAAGGCTGAACCGcaaattttcctctgaatggaGTACGGGAAGTAGTCTCAAGCATTCAAGGATTCTCATTGAGAGAACGTCCTCTAAACCTGAGCTCAAAAAACTTTTGGcccttgagaggaaacaaccgAATCTGTTGACTGGTCTAGTGACTTGCCACCTGTTCGATAagtatactaactgacaaagaaactgcaacacccagaaggagctgtttaaattttaagtttttttggtaaaacagtatagtatagcaaggagtaaatgattaaaatttggaagaaaaatcgtgaaggttttctcataaaaacattttttgttacttaaatattgtagtcgtctttgcaaattttttaaattttacaacaaaccaTCAGCTGTTCGTCGAGATCCAAAGTCGATATTCAGTTATTGTACTAGATTGCCTATAGTACGTGTACGCAGAATTTATCGccagctaagtgaatttgaaagaggtcgaattattggtctacgggaggcggggttgtcatttcgagaaatcgccaaccgtacgaacagaaatccaactactgttatgagatgttgtcaagcgtggattgataatgcccaaaattgaagaaaaataggcACCAGACGTCGAagggcacaaatgaagttcaagatcggcgtctaagaattatggccattagagaccgatttgcgacaactcgatctttggctgatgagtggttaggagaacaaggccatcctgtaactgtccgaacggtttaccgccgtataaggtcttttggactgcagcattatcgaccccatcttgtgttacctcttacggttgagGAAAGACGacaacgattacagtggtgcagagaacgacaacattggaatATGGAATGGCATCAGGTCTCTCATCTCGATTCTCCATGGGAGCATctgatggccgaagaagggtaaGACGATGTCGAGGAGAAAGAtgtgaacctcattttgatgttaagcgtcatgtacagggtgggcaaaattggtgatacctgaactacaactttttcaacccaacgagatagaggaaaatgcatggcacattacggtcggcTTTTTTCGATAAACCtctaatgccatcaactgcattcctctatcttctcttattttcgagttatagatcaaaattaaaatatcaagtttggtcattatctccatttctgtttaaacgaggatgttgaaatgaaaacactaTACATATACACTTTtctatagcaatccagtggcatactatgattttttccaacgggTATATTTGCTGTGCTATAACataaaaatgtgtttttttctCATGTTAACAGTAGTTAAAAattacttagaaagactgaagGTGATGatgatatatttatgaaatagtTAAAAAATGACAGTCACTTTAAAATTCTGTTGTCATAAGAAataacacaactttatgttatagctcaccAAATAAACCtataagaaaaaatcagagtatgcccctggattgctatcaaaaaagtttctgtataatgttttaatttcaaccttctagcacaaacagaaacggagataatgaccaaagttgaaatcgcccaaatttgaatgttggcctataactcaaaaataaaataagaaagaGGAATGCacttgatggcattattagtttctcgaaaaaagcaGTTcatgtatcaccaattttgcccaccctgtacaccggacagtaggAGTTATGTtatggggtgctattgcacatggaagtaggtcacctttagtctttattcgaggtaacatAACAATACTGCATTCccttcaagaaatagtggagccatatgttctcccttaccttaaccggctcgagaatccaatatttcagcaagataatgtTTGATCTCctgttgccagagttagttttgggacatcatgggtagaagcAGGCTTGGAAAGTTACCCCAGCTCCTACGGACTTTggcggctctgagacatgaagtacaggtagcttgggatagtatccctcaagaagaaatgTTGAGAAGACGTGTTGAGggcaaacacattattaacaaatttaatgaaacatttgtaaacccttcgttttttttttctccaaatgttaatcatttactccttaCCATACTAtatatgttttaccaaaaaaaaaaatgaaatttaaacagctccttctgggtgttgcagtttctttgtcagtttgtatatttgaagaaaatgggaCTTGCTTGTTGTTCCTTTTGAAGCTGGTGCAGAAGCACTGATGAACACAACTTGTTCTCCTGTGGTAACCTTACAGAGTCGAGGATAACACAGAACACAGCACCAATTATTCTCCTGGTGAGAGGGACTGCTCTCTATCGACTTGTGTCTTTTTTGTCGGCCTGTCTCAGGGAGTGAGTCTTCCCAACTGCATGCGGATGAACAAAGACCACAAGGCTTCAGCCCGGTGGATGAAAAAGGAGTATTTCGGGTTTATTCACCTTTCGAAAAATCAAACTTCCCCACCAAAAAGTCACTTCCTTTTAACTCAGTTTACAGTCTCTATTCACAACCATCCCCCAATA
Proteins encoded:
- the LOC123309552 gene encoding fatty acid hydroxylase domain-containing protein 2 isoform X2, encoding MDYERPGSKMSEIFEEEFSSTSAESTPTKRGNVARNGLVSGGNAQSNPSLLSLLRSVLLVVSTALVCFAAARNSITWHCQRFWGASGDFWQAQWDKILDNVGEDPFTLWVYGTAILSTSVYWIFGGIYTILDVTNKPAALRRYKIQPGTNEPVDRKKLLKVIWSVLLNQFAVGLPCSFFFYYMMWLRGLEPVRELPTFHWVLYELAIHILVEEAGFYYSHRFLHSRYLYKTIHKQHHEWTAPIAVTAIYCHPVEHIFSNLLPPFLGVLIMGSHVATAWLWFTLALLSTLNAHSGYHLPFFPSPEAHDFHHLKFNNCFGVLGVLDRLHGTDSSFRSTRAYQRHIMMLSFQPPREAYPEPDTCSKHKLGKQ
- the LOC123309552 gene encoding fatty acid hydroxylase domain-containing protein 2 isoform X3, with product MSEIFEEEFSSTSAESTPTKRGNVARNGLVSGGNAQSNPSLLSLLRSVLLVVSTALVCFAAARNSITWHCQRFWGASGDFWQAQWDKILDNVGEDPFTLWVYGTAILSTSVYWIFGGIYTILDVTNKPAALRRYKIQPGTNEPVDRKKLLKVIWSVLLNQFAVGLPCSFFFYYMMWLRGLEPVRELPTFHWVLYELAIHILVEEAGFYYSHRFLHSRYLYKTIHKQHHEWTAPIAVTAIYCHPVEHIFSNLLPPFLGVLIMGSHVATAWLWFTLALLSTLNAHSGYHLPFFPSPEAHDFHHLKFNNCFGVLGVLDRLHGTDSSFRSTRAYQRHIMMLSFQPPREAYPEPDTCSKHKLGKQ
- the LOC123309552 gene encoding fatty acid hydroxylase domain-containing protein 2 isoform X1; translation: MTRRGLRNKRWKYGSKMSEIFEEEFSSTSAESTPTKRGNVARNGLVSGGNAQSNPSLLSLLRSVLLVVSTALVCFAAARNSITWHCQRFWGASGDFWQAQWDKILDNVGEDPFTLWVYGTAILSTSVYWIFGGIYTILDVTNKPAALRRYKIQPGTNEPVDRKKLLKVIWSVLLNQFAVGLPCSFFFYYMMWLRGLEPVRELPTFHWVLYELAIHILVEEAGFYYSHRFLHSRYLYKTIHKQHHEWTAPIAVTAIYCHPVEHIFSNLLPPFLGVLIMGSHVATAWLWFTLALLSTLNAHSGYHLPFFPSPEAHDFHHLKFNNCFGVLGVLDRLHGTDSSFRSTRAYQRHIMMLSFQPPREAYPEPDTCSKHKLGKQ
- the LOC123309552 gene encoding fatty acid hydroxylase domain-containing protein 2 isoform X4, translated to MHCQRFWGASGDFWQAQWDKILDNVGEDPFTLWVYGTAILSTSVYWIFGGIYTILDVTNKPAALRRYKIQPGTNEPVDRKKLLKVIWSVLLNQFAVGLPCSFFFYYMMWLRGLEPVRELPTFHWVLYELAIHILVEEAGFYYSHRFLHSRYLYKTIHKQHHEWTAPIAVTAIYCHPVEHIFSNLLPPFLGVLIMGSHVATAWLWFTLALLSTLNAHSGYHLPFFPSPEAHDFHHLKFNNCFGVLGVLDRLHGTDSSFRSTRAYQRHIMMLSFQPPREAYPEPDTCSKHKLGKQ